A single genomic interval of uncultured Desulfobacter sp. harbors:
- a CDS encoding transposase — MGTPIRTIVGIFIVLKFRLLSDRTVVNQVKENRYIQYFCNVSDEDLFTFMHHSNLSKLRKRFGIKGIEAIDAVIFNLLRITKVIDNDSMLIDSTVLLNNIVYPTDIGLIFKAFKKMEQVAKHYHIPFWWDDRELKQLWREYNLNRKKSEIIPLFFETLLIFSSGLRTFEKIVQTLEGSEKDKEKALQLLELLILFQRQNEQKLAGERHIPNRIVSFDEPDARPIKKGKKHPDCEFGSTLQLSFNRQGFMVTTENFIGKPNDKTLWPETARLFEQKMKGAPEYAIGDQGYRSRVNQKIPQGTPNIFLGKSSDVNEEEQGYCRKARSATEGFISVAKNLRGFGLSLYRGIDGDRIWSLLCQIAYNLKKFLQLYNDEKISEESLMKIGLLG, encoded by the coding sequence ATGGGCACCCCCATCCGGACGATCGTAGGGATTTTCATTGTTTTAAAATTCCGGTTACTCAGTGATCGGACGGTCGTTAATCAGGTCAAGGAAAACCGGTATATTCAATACTTTTGCAATGTCTCAGATGAAGATTTGTTTACTTTCATGCATCACAGCAACCTGAGCAAATTGCGAAAACGCTTTGGTATAAAGGGGATTGAAGCCATAGATGCTGTCATTTTCAATCTGTTGAGGATTACAAAAGTAATTGATAACGACAGTATGCTGATTGATTCCACTGTACTGCTCAACAATATTGTTTATCCAACAGATATCGGATTGATTTTCAAGGCGTTTAAAAAAATGGAGCAGGTTGCCAAACATTATCATATTCCCTTCTGGTGGGATGACCGGGAACTCAAACAACTATGGCGAGAATACAATTTAAATCGGAAAAAGAGTGAAATTATACCTCTATTTTTTGAAACGCTCTTGATATTTTCCAGTGGCTTGCGGACATTTGAAAAAATCGTTCAAACCCTTGAAGGTTCTGAAAAGGACAAAGAAAAAGCTCTGCAACTTTTGGAACTCCTGATATTGTTTCAGCGCCAGAATGAACAGAAACTTGCAGGAGAAAGGCATATTCCAAACCGGATTGTATCCTTTGATGAACCGGATGCACGACCGATCAAAAAAGGCAAAAAGCATCCAGACTGTGAATTTGGAAGTACGCTTCAGCTTTCATTCAACCGCCAAGGCTTTATGGTTACAACGGAAAATTTTATTGGCAAACCCAATGATAAAACCCTGTGGCCGGAGACAGCCCGATTGTTTGAACAAAAAATGAAAGGTGCTCCTGAATATGCCATCGGTGATCAAGGCTACCGCAGCCGGGTAAATCAAAAAATCCCCCAAGGCACCCCAAATATCTTCCTCGGCAAAAGTTCGGACGTTAACGAAGAAGAACAGGGTTATTGCCGAAAAGCCCGGTCTGCAACAGAAGGCTTTATCTCAGTTGCAAAGAACCTTCGCGGTTTTGGTCTCAGTCTCTATCGGGGAATTGACGGGGACCGCATC
- a CDS encoding nucleotidyltransferase domain-containing protein: MTDKKINLPQKTINQLIKIFSAYPEIEKVIVFGSRAMGNEKPGSDVDLAISGLKVTSELVVKIHSYLEEETLFPYFFDCLHFETLTNPDLRSHILEYGKILYHRD; this comes from the coding sequence GTGACTGACAAGAAGATTAATTTGCCCCAGAAGACCATCAACCAGCTCATAAAAATCTTTTCAGCCTATCCAGAGATTGAAAAAGTTATCGTGTTTGGCTCCAGAGCCATGGGAAACGAAAAACCCGGATCGGATGTCGATCTTGCGATCAGCGGGTTAAAAGTAACGTCTGAGCTTGTAGTTAAAATCCATAGCTATTTGGAAGAAGAAACCCTGTTTCCATATTTTTTTGACTGTCTTCATTTTGAAACTCTGACTAACCCTGATTTGCGCAGCCATATTCTGGAATATGGAAAGATTCTTTATCATAGAGATTAA
- a CDS encoding tetratricopeptide repeat protein, producing the protein MKPCSRIILVLFIVLISLCSCSSKEDKKAAHIQKGNDYFEAEEYKKAEIEFKNALQIDSTDIPTQIKLGNTFMKLGQVKQAFSVFSAVEKKEPDNIEALENLAKFYFLGKNLTETQTRIDKILEKDPSNIDALFLKGRVLARKNQIDEARAIFEKILELKDDHVGSLHAIAGIKVKEKKFDEAEVLLQKAVDSAEDTTQPRIVLAQFYIARKQLDKAEEQLNISAAEHPENAGHQILLGNFYLKTRNMEKAEAAYKKAVEIQPDKSRPLVILAGFYNLTGKKEQALELYRNACDIDPDDMNTRMVLARFLYRDKKIDEAEKELEEIMNKRPGLASARMLKSEILISKKEYQPALQLLSALEKDEPNSHRVQYFKGLCYIGIGDSNQAAASVYKAVELKPDYIKAKMLLSEIYFRQHSYELTVEQTTGALRLNPNLYRAVLIRANAYMALKKFKDAENDYKYMIKLNPDNPTGYYRLAYLKSGMGQFDQADPLLEKAYSLNNKLLDVFNLRVRNAVAQKSFEKAHDLCTQQMQTFKDNDQLLAVIHTMKAKIYLAEKNIENAESELKKAIDISPDYLAPYSDLAKIYLARKDVELAKEQYKTIISKNEKSASPHMLLAVLYEAEKDFDTAETHYRKALDINPNYAAAANNLSYHLAARTDKLDEALTLARKAKALYPEDPSIMDTLGFAYYKKGLYGNAVAQFLDCLEKIPDNPVVRYHLGLAYYGKGEKTLAGKELANALELKDNFPGAEHARTLLEEINKG; encoded by the coding sequence ATGAAACCCTGTTCCAGAATTATCTTGGTATTGTTCATTGTGTTGATTTCACTTTGCAGCTGTTCAAGCAAAGAGGACAAAAAAGCAGCCCATATCCAGAAAGGGAATGACTATTTTGAAGCCGAGGAATATAAAAAGGCGGAAATAGAATTTAAAAATGCCCTTCAAATTGACAGTACGGACATACCAACCCAGATAAAGCTTGGCAACACATTTATGAAGCTCGGTCAGGTAAAACAGGCGTTTTCCGTTTTTTCAGCAGTGGAAAAGAAAGAGCCCGACAACATTGAAGCATTAGAAAATCTGGCCAAATTTTATTTCCTGGGTAAAAATCTTACAGAAACCCAAACGCGTATTGATAAAATTCTGGAAAAAGATCCCTCAAACATAGATGCATTGTTTCTCAAAGGAAGGGTGTTGGCCCGAAAAAACCAGATTGATGAGGCCCGGGCCATCTTTGAGAAAATTCTTGAACTAAAAGATGACCATGTGGGCAGCCTTCATGCGATAGCAGGCATAAAAGTAAAAGAAAAAAAGTTTGACGAAGCAGAAGTCCTTCTGCAGAAAGCAGTGGATTCTGCAGAGGATACCACCCAACCCCGGATTGTCCTTGCACAGTTTTATATTGCCCGAAAACAGCTGGACAAAGCAGAAGAGCAGCTTAATATTTCTGCTGCTGAACATCCGGAAAATGCCGGCCACCAGATTTTATTAGGCAATTTTTATTTAAAAACAAGGAACATGGAAAAAGCTGAAGCCGCTTACAAAAAAGCGGTTGAAATCCAGCCGGATAAAAGCCGTCCCCTGGTTATCCTTGCCGGATTCTACAACCTTACCGGGAAAAAGGAACAGGCCCTTGAACTATACCGTAACGCTTGTGACATTGATCCTGACGATATGAATACGCGCATGGTTCTGGCCCGGTTCCTTTACAGGGATAAAAAGATAGATGAGGCAGAAAAAGAACTTGAAGAGATCATGAATAAACGCCCCGGGCTTGCTTCAGCCAGGATGTTAAAAAGCGAAATTCTAATTTCCAAAAAAGAGTATCAGCCTGCATTGCAACTTCTTTCCGCGCTTGAGAAAGATGAGCCTAATTCCCACAGAGTCCAATATTTCAAAGGGTTATGCTACATAGGTATAGGAGATTCAAATCAAGCAGCCGCATCTGTATATAAAGCCGTTGAACTGAAGCCGGATTATATAAAAGCCAAAATGCTGCTGTCGGAAATATACTTCCGGCAACATTCTTATGAACTTACCGTGGAACAAACCACAGGGGCTCTCAGGCTCAATCCAAACCTTTACCGGGCGGTTCTGATCCGGGCAAATGCATACATGGCCTTAAAAAAATTCAAGGATGCTGAAAATGATTACAAATATATGATTAAACTTAATCCGGACAACCCGACCGGATATTACCGCCTGGCTTACCTCAAATCAGGCATGGGACAATTTGACCAAGCAGATCCGTTGCTTGAAAAGGCCTATTCTCTGAACAACAAACTGCTTGATGTCTTTAATCTGAGAGTCAGAAATGCGGTGGCACAAAAATCGTTTGAAAAAGCACATGATCTTTGTACCCAGCAGATGCAAACGTTTAAAGACAATGATCAGCTTCTTGCGGTTATTCATACGATGAAAGCTAAAATATATCTGGCTGAAAAAAATATTGAAAATGCCGAATCCGAATTAAAAAAAGCGATTGATATTTCCCCGGATTATTTAGCGCCATATAGTGACCTGGCAAAAATCTATCTGGCTCGGAAAGATGTTGAACTTGCAAAGGAGCAATATAAAACAATAATTTCCAAAAATGAAAAAAGTGCCTCTCCTCATATGCTGCTGGCGGTGTTGTATGAAGCGGAAAAAGACTTTGATACTGCAGAAACCCACTACCGAAAAGCCCTTGATATAAACCCCAATTATGCAGCTGCTGCCAACAACCTGTCCTACCATCTCGCCGCCCGGACGGATAAATTGGATGAAGCCCTGACCCTGGCCAGAAAAGCCAAAGCCCTTTATCCGGAAGATCCCAGCATAATGGATACCTTGGGATTTGCATACTATAAAAAAGGGTTGTACGGAAATGCCGTGGCCCAGTTTCTGGACTGCCTGGAAAAAATCCCGGACAACCCGGTTGTCAGATATCACTTGGGTCTGGCCTATTATGGCAAAGGCGAAAAAACCCTTGCCGGCAAAGAGCTGGCCAACGCCCTTGAACTGAAGGATAATTTTCCAGGGGCAGAGCATGCCAGAACCCTGCTGGAGGAAATCAATAAAGGATGA
- a CDS encoding tetratricopeptide repeat protein, translating to MKKKKAMRLGGVLLISVIISGMVLAGIIFYQYSDQFGGKASSFEQAGDDAYMNKAYANALQHWLNISEKDRSAALCGKIGDAYLKLSDFDQATLFFEMALKKNPLDMAVQKQVVRISLLTGNMVKAEKILSKLKDRAASDPEILVLSGDLFLLKGDLERAKMDYTLAMDFSPGKIRPKIKLAICLVQQQKKIQAEKIMADVLLLPLKKTSDFMLAADYYLLADDTSKAEEFIQKAVQTDPDNLDIKIRLCRFYRSTGMPAKAEQYLETLAAQYPNNAGFKLMSADICLSRLDVDGAQKWLDKVNELKGDDTGYHLLMAKFWMVQGRFSHAVSYLKTALERNYGLVSAHYLLGITYLAGGQGKLAETSLTRALMMEPDNVDALLAMAGLHYKNKDYALALQYIDRVLSLDSSESTAWQVKGLCLMEKGIYKTASQAFSRAWHLDGSASALFFSGLQF from the coding sequence ATGAAGAAAAAGAAAGCAATGCGCCTTGGCGGTGTGCTTCTCATTTCGGTTATTATTTCCGGAATGGTCCTGGCAGGCATTATTTTTTACCAGTATTCAGACCAGTTTGGCGGAAAGGCAAGTTCTTTTGAACAGGCGGGGGATGATGCATATATGAACAAAGCTTATGCCAACGCCCTGCAACACTGGTTAAATATTTCCGAAAAAGATAGGAGCGCGGCTCTTTGCGGTAAAATCGGCGATGCTTATCTAAAACTTTCCGACTTTGATCAGGCAACTTTGTTTTTTGAAATGGCTTTGAAGAAAAATCCTCTGGACATGGCGGTCCAAAAACAGGTCGTACGGATTTCATTGCTTACAGGGAATATGGTCAAGGCGGAAAAAATACTGTCCAAACTTAAAGACCGTGCGGCAAGTGATCCTGAAATACTGGTGCTTTCAGGGGATCTGTTCTTACTTAAAGGAGACCTTGAAAGGGCGAAAATGGATTATACCTTGGCCATGGATTTTTCGCCTGGAAAGATTCGTCCCAAAATAAAGCTGGCCATTTGCCTTGTACAACAGCAAAAGAAGATTCAAGCAGAAAAAATAATGGCAGATGTACTGCTTCTTCCGTTGAAAAAAACCTCTGACTTTATGCTTGCTGCTGATTATTATCTTCTTGCAGATGATACATCAAAGGCTGAAGAATTTATTCAAAAAGCCGTTCAAACCGATCCCGATAATCTGGATATCAAAATCCGGCTCTGCCGGTTTTACAGGTCGACCGGAATGCCGGCCAAGGCTGAGCAGTATTTAGAGACACTGGCCGCCCAATACCCGAACAATGCAGGCTTCAAACTGATGTCTGCCGACATCTGCCTGTCCCGTTTGGACGTGGACGGGGCTCAAAAATGGCTGGACAAGGTAAATGAACTGAAAGGAGACGATACTGGATATCATCTGCTCATGGCAAAATTCTGGATGGTCCAGGGACGATTTTCCCACGCGGTCTCCTACCTTAAAACTGCTCTGGAAAGAAATTACGGACTTGTGTCAGCCCATTATCTGTTGGGGATTACATATCTTGCAGGCGGCCAGGGTAAACTTGCCGAAACCTCTTTGACCCGGGCATTGATGATGGAACCGGATAATGTGGATGCGCTTTTGGCCATGGCTGGACTCCATTACAAAAATAAAGACTATGCCCTGGCACTTCAATATATTGATCGGGTATTATCCCTGGATTCTTCTGAATCGACCGCATGGCAGGTAAAAGGGCTTTGCCTGATGGAAAAAGGTATTTATAAAACGGCTTCCCAGGCTTTTTCTAGAGCCTGGCACCTGGACGGCAGTGCATCCGCCCTGTTTTTTTCTGGCTTGCAGTTTTGA
- a CDS encoding AMIN domain-containing protein — MFYNNHQRALKYILWGLYIQLLCFFGQAYSMPSNIVLSATHKSMSNAELISIYTTKKPNFHVMALEHPKRIVCTIDDSYFPENHCQKIIDSDMIKGFRLSQNTATRTRLVLDLRKENTVETAILSRKNKHLLTIKLQKAVNPDHQMHQTKPVKPFLTNDFNPDKVDNFRLEGHTISTVLDSNFDETIFDDMDPPGQKIENFLFSGSIQTRLSKDTKKDAQNENDTSLNNRSIIEAGYKNIFFLSGISDFLFFGGKNETSSHDIDLHETYFKYMGNDFYFSVGKQIKRWGKADQISFVDTLNPENLTEFIIPPYEERKIPIWMLEVGYRHKDFFIESIFIPFFKPNKFKYFGTDWAFYSHLKDDINDTNLSQPLKDYFSAIGVQEIEPEKGSDQFEYAFRIGKSINQIDLGLTYHYTTEDSPCIESFPVKNLSLNGPGVGQLLSNMESLSLTNESIIAKYLKTHIIGFEFETVVSKVGIRGEAAWKENQSLVTKSFTSTVKPTFSWILGADYTSSNDWYINLQFAHQYINDFQSDILFYDRNNFYIIGEISKNMISDWLKATVQSTYILSDTSYYLSPQIIYSYLTNLHITLGLNIFEGDQNSYFGQYTNNDQVFITAKYYF; from the coding sequence ATGTTTTACAACAATCATCAACGGGCACTAAAATACATCCTTTGGGGGCTATATATTCAACTTCTCTGCTTCTTTGGCCAAGCCTATTCAATGCCCTCAAATATTGTCTTGTCTGCAACCCACAAATCTATGTCTAATGCGGAGCTCATTTCTATTTATACAACAAAAAAACCCAATTTTCATGTGATGGCCCTGGAACATCCCAAACGAATTGTATGTACCATTGATGATTCTTATTTCCCTGAAAATCATTGTCAAAAAATTATCGATTCCGATATGATAAAAGGTTTCCGTTTGTCCCAGAATACTGCCACTCGAACGCGTTTGGTGCTTGATCTACGAAAGGAAAACACGGTTGAGACTGCGATTTTGAGTAGAAAAAACAAACATTTATTGACGATCAAACTACAAAAAGCTGTTAATCCTGACCATCAAATGCATCAAACCAAACCGGTCAAGCCATTTTTAACCAACGATTTCAATCCAGATAAAGTGGATAATTTTCGGCTTGAAGGCCATACAATCTCAACCGTGCTGGATTCCAATTTTGACGAGACAATTTTTGATGACATGGATCCGCCGGGACAAAAAATAGAAAATTTTTTATTTTCCGGTTCAATTCAAACCAGGTTGTCTAAAGACACGAAAAAAGATGCACAAAATGAAAATGACACCAGCTTAAACAATCGGAGCATTATAGAAGCCGGGTATAAAAATATTTTCTTTCTTTCAGGTATTTCTGATTTTCTCTTTTTTGGCGGTAAAAATGAAACCAGCAGCCATGATATTGACCTTCATGAAACATATTTTAAATATATGGGAAATGATTTTTATTTTTCAGTTGGAAAACAGATAAAGCGCTGGGGGAAGGCGGATCAAATAAGTTTCGTGGATACTTTAAATCCGGAAAATTTGACGGAATTTATCATTCCCCCTTATGAAGAGCGTAAAATCCCCATATGGATGCTTGAGGTGGGTTATCGGCACAAAGATTTTTTTATTGAAAGCATTTTTATTCCTTTTTTCAAACCCAATAAATTTAAATATTTTGGTACGGACTGGGCCTTTTACTCACACCTAAAAGATGATATTAACGACACGAATCTGTCACAACCGTTGAAAGATTACTTTTCAGCCATAGGTGTACAGGAAATTGAGCCTGAAAAAGGCAGTGATCAGTTTGAATATGCTTTCAGAATAGGCAAGTCAATTAATCAGATTGATTTAGGGTTGACTTATCATTATACAACCGAAGATTCTCCTTGTATTGAATCGTTTCCGGTTAAAAATCTATCTTTGAATGGCCCTGGAGTTGGTCAACTTTTATCCAATATGGAGAGCCTTTCTTTAACTAATGAATCGATAATAGCCAAATATTTGAAAACACATATTATCGGTTTCGAATTTGAGACAGTAGTCTCAAAAGTTGGAATCAGGGGCGAAGCTGCCTGGAAGGAAAACCAGAGTTTGGTAACAAAAAGTTTTACCTCGACGGTAAAACCAACTTTTTCCTGGATTCTTGGTGCTGATTATACCAGTTCAAATGACTGGTATATAAATCTTCAGTTTGCACACCAATATATTAATGATTTTCAATCAGATATCCTGTTTTATGATAGAAATAATTTTTATATTATCGGGGAAATCAGCAAAAATATGATATCAGACTGGCTTAAAGCCACTGTGCAGTCAACTTATATCTTAAGTGATACATCCTATTATTTATCCCCTCAAATTATTTATTCTTATCTAACCAATTTACATATTACTTTGGGTCTTAACATTTTTGAGGGGGATCAAAACTCCTATTTCGGGCAGTACACAAACAACGATCAGGTCTTCATAACTGCAAAATATTATTTTTAG
- a CDS encoding HI0074 family nucleotidyltransferase substrate-binding subunit, whose product MQSFEFTFELSWKTMKDYLEAQGVVSQFPRDVIKQAFQYQLISAGEIWLDMLGKINLLSHTYDEKIASEAYRLIKYEYAPQIEELVTWFREQGQGD is encoded by the coding sequence ATCCAGAGCTTTGAATTCACATTTGAGCTTTCCTGGAAAACCATGAAGGATTATCTTGAAGCACAAGGCGTAGTTAGCCAATTCCCAAGGGATGTAATCAAGCAGGCCTTTCAGTATCAACTGATTTCAGCCGGAGAAATATGGCTGGATATGCTGGGGAAAATAAATCTGCTGTCCCACACATATGACGAAAAAATTGCATCCGAGGCCTATAGGTTAATTAAATATGAATATGCGCCACAAATCGAAGAGCTTGTAACGTGGTTCAGAGAGCAGGGACAAGGTGACTGA
- a CDS encoding outer membrane lipoprotein-sorting protein, producing MKRNGLILQIFFVCLFLITQPLGAISDASEQLTAEWVAQQVFDRDRGHSARSTVQMVLVDKNNSKRSRTFTNIRILKNGLEKQLIRFVSPKDIEGTGFLTIETDGYNTEQFIFLSALGRSRRIVSSQKQHRFVQSDFTYEDMERHPVENYKYNLVGQKIINNMPCYLLETRPKIGIKSQYSFIRSVITKEGFVPLFVEYFDQEGVQIKTYKVIKLEKIQDIWTEKIAVMKDLVRNHQTFIKVEKIEYNIPILENQLSKKALENY from the coding sequence ATGAAAAGAAATGGTTTGATTCTACAGATCTTTTTCGTGTGCTTATTTCTAATAACCCAACCTTTAGGGGCAATCTCTGATGCCAGTGAGCAATTGACGGCTGAATGGGTTGCACAACAGGTCTTTGACAGAGACCGTGGACATTCAGCACGTTCAACCGTTCAAATGGTTCTTGTTGACAAAAATAATAGCAAGCGGAGTAGGACCTTCACTAATATCCGCATCCTGAAAAATGGCCTTGAGAAACAGTTGATTCGATTTGTATCTCCGAAGGATATAGAGGGAACTGGTTTTTTAACTATTGAGACGGATGGATATAATACAGAACAGTTTATTTTCCTTTCAGCTCTGGGACGTTCCAGACGAATCGTTTCATCCCAGAAACAGCACCGCTTTGTGCAATCAGATTTCACATATGAAGATATGGAACGGCATCCTGTTGAAAATTACAAATATAATTTAGTCGGCCAGAAAATAATCAACAATATGCCCTGCTATCTTCTCGAAACCCGGCCAAAAATCGGGATTAAATCTCAGTATTCGTTTATACGGTCTGTTATTACGAAAGAAGGATTTGTCCCCCTCTTTGTCGAGTATTTCGACCAGGAGGGGGTACAAATAAAAACCTACAAAGTTATAAAGTTAGAAAAAATACAGGATATCTGGACTGAAAAAATTGCTGTTATGAAAGATTTGGTGAGAAATCATCAAACATTTATCAAAGTTGAAAAGATTGAATATAATATACCGATACTTGAAAATCAGTTGTCAAAAAAAGCCCTCGAAAATTACTGA